DNA sequence from the Pedobacter sp. W3I1 genome:
CGACCAGAATTTTCTACAATCCGGGTTAAAAGCTGTTTTTGATAATAAAATGTAAGCTGACTGCCATTGGTATATTCGATATGATTTATACGGTAGATATCGCCATCTGGCCCGCCGCTAAAAAGTGTATAAGTATAAATATCCTGATCGATGGTAAGGAGCCAGGTATTCTCGTCTGGCCTTTCCATCCAGACCTTTTGTGCACGGTCGTACTGTTTGCCTGAATACGGCTCAATATAAGGCAAAGGCATTACCATATTTTCGGTGGGGTGACTAAAACCTACAATTCCAGCTTCCGGATCGGGATAAATATATAAATCATAATTATTGTAAACCTGATTACCCAACATACCTGCGTAGGGTTTATCGCTGCGCCATACATTATTCCAGGTCAGTGCCTGGCCCGCTGGCAATTCGAAATCAGTCCATTCGAAAAACATAGCCCCGGTAACAAAATTTACAGGCTCTAAACCCCAATGGCAAAGTTTTTTTGATAGCGGGTTTGTTTTACCCAACATCCGCTGGAGAAGTTTATTCACGCCTTTTAAGGCTCCTTTTGCTAAAGCTCCTCCTAATTTAGTCAGCCCCCTCATAATGCCAATGGCTGCAAAACGCATTAAATATTCTTTCAGGGTATAATTATGGGGTGCAAAGGTACCACCAACCAACACCGGTTTACCAGTATTAATCTGCACATACATGCTTAATAAATCGCTGTAAAAAGCGAAATAAGCCAACGGATTTTTCTTTAATTTCCCTGGCACAGTTGGCAGTGGTTTTAAACCCATTGGCGGGCACCAGCAGGTAAGCACTTGCCCAGGATTAGAACCACTCATTTCCGAACCCTGCCCTTTTACTGTAGTAGAACCCCAATATACTTCCCCTTCATGTGGTGAGCCAGGTATGTTTACGATAAAATATACCGGGAGAGAGCTGATATGCCTAAATGGAAGCAAGACGCCCATCACCGTAGTGGTAGTGGTGGCTTTATGCCTGCCATGAACATAAATGGAGCCTCCCATTGGGATACTGGCCGTACCAATTAAACCTTGCGCAAATTTTGGAATAGGGATACTAAAATGCAGGTAATCCATCGGATCGAACACCATGCCAATAAAAGGATGTGGCAAAGGCAATGGAATAAAGCCAAAAGATGGCGGGAGGGGAATGGTTGTCCAGTGAAAATCAATAGCCAGTACCACATCAAAATGCTTGCTAACATGCTGTACCGCGGTATTGGCCATTGCAGGCTTTTTAGCTTTTACAAGCTTTAAGGTACTTTTTGCTGCAGGGGGATTACTTCCAACAGCAACACCTCCGCCTCCGCCAACTGCCTTTGGCTCGGCTTTGGTTAAGCTTGCAGATAGGCGGATCGACCTATCGGTCGACATATTCGGTTTACTTGCTTTTACTTTTTTCATCCGTATATTTTTTATGATAATGGATTAGCGTGATTTTTTGGAACTTCGGCCATCGATTTCCAGTCTTCTCCGTAGTCCTGCTGCATATCCATATCTAATTTTTTACCTTCTGGACTTTCTTCTCCATATTTTTTTAACATGATCGATGCGGTATAAGCCATCGAACTTTGTCGCCGTTTTTCAATCGGCATTTTTCGGGCAATTTCTAAACACTTCAAATAATAAGCCATTGCTTTTGCCGAACCTGTTATTTTGCTTTCAGAAAGCTGCCCCAGCAAGCGCGTGCATTCCATTGCTATAAAATCGTTCTCTATAATTTCTGCGATTTTAATTGCCTTTTCGAAGTACTTTTTAGCTTCATCTTTACCTGAATGTGCCAGTAAGAAACTGCCATAGCTCATGTGGATATGTGCACTCAATAGTGTGTTTTCTCCGGCACGTGCCAAAGCTAGTTCGTATTGCTGGCGTGCTTCGTTTTTTTTGTTTTTCACGGCTAAACTCTGTGCCAGCATAATCCTTGCGGCCACTACCGCCTCCTGCAGTCCTTGTTTTTGGGCGATCACAATTGCCCGTTCCAGAACCGCATTGGCCTGCTCGTGCTTGCCCTTGCTTAAATAATTACTGGCAATCAATATCTGTTGCTGGTAATCGGCTTCGGGATCGTTCTTCTCACGATTGGTATGCGCCGCAGCATTTTGCATCAACTGGCTAACATCGATGTGGAGTTTAAATTCTGTTCCCTGTTTTAATTTTTTTAAAGTACGGTGTATATGATGCTCGGTATAAACCAGTTTTATATTGTGGTTATCGAATGCTTTAACACAACTGCACCATTCGTTAATCCATTCAGATAGCCCAGTTACATCATGGATGGTAGTTGGTGCCAGCTGAACATATATCTTCTTTAATTTTAAATCGGGGTAAAGATTGCACAACCGTACCAAAGCCCTAACGGGGAAATAAGCATCGGTTTTATAATTTTGAGCACCTTCACCTGTTTCAACATCCCAAACAACACCCGCCTTTGTATCTTTCTGCCATAAGTCAAAAATTTCTTTCCATTCTTTAACTAAACTTTTACCGTAATCATTTTTGTTCTGAAATTCCTGATAATGGAGCAGGAACATATCGTTGGTCCTGCTTTCTTCCGTTAACTGGTATTTAAAATATGATTCGAATAAATTTACCTCATGCCGCTCTCCAAGGCATAAAAACAGAGTTTCTGATGGATGTTGCCTTACTACTTGTTGCCATTGTTTATCTATTTTAAACAGTTCCAGCTGTATCGGATTCATTTAGCTTTAAGGTCGAAATTAGTTTAGATTAATCTTGCCACTACTAATATTTGTCTCGCTTTCGCCACCCACATTAATCTTTTTTGAAGCCAGATTGGCCTCTGTTTCGCCACTCATTGAAAGCGTTTTTGTACCAATATCTAAGGTTTGTGATTCTATCCCAATACCAGAGGTTGGTGTTCCATCTTCTGGCCCTACACCTATGCCGATACTGGTCGTTGCAGAATTTCCGATGTTTTCTCCAAGTGTTAAAATATCCTTTCCTTTAATGATGATCTTTCCAGTTTTATCCATAAAAATGCTGCTCTCCCCGCATTTAATCAGAATCGATTCTTTGGTTTCGAAAACGGCTTTACCAGCTCCATCGAGCTCGATAAAATTGCTATCCTTATCGCGCATAATCATACCCGCACCGTCATCCATGGTTAAAGTATGACCACTTTTAGAAGTCAAACTTTTGCTGTTATTGCTGGCACTGCCACCGCTACCACTTTTGCCATGAAATACCGAACCCAATACAATTGGCCTGGCAATATTGCCTTCCTCGAAGGTTAAAGCTACCTGATCGCCAATTTCGGGGATAAATACAAAACCCCTATTTTTGCTTACTTTATCACTGCTTCCGGCATCTGGTGTAATTACCCGCAGCCACTCCGTTACATCATTTGTTTTACACTCCCATTTAAATTTCACCTTAATACGGCCCTGCCCTTGCGGATCGGCATTGTCTATTACATCTGCCAGTTGCATATCCGGGCTTGGCTTACTATAGTTTTTTACCAACAGGCGCTCTGTTGTAGCTACCACACCTTCGAAAGTGTTATAATATTTACCTGTACCATCAATTTCATGGTTGATACTGGTAATCAGAAATTTACCCAGGCTTTCTATAGAGAAGGATAGTTCTTTTCTCACACTCATTGTAATTTCGGCAATACTGCCAATGCCCAAAGCAGCATTGTCTCCACTTGCATTTACCTTCAATAAATTACTGATGTGTGCCTTTTCTTCGTTCTGCACATGGTTTTTAATGTCGTTGCTATTATCTACGCGGATAAGTGATGGTTGATTAAAGGTTTTGCTGTACATCGCGTTAGACACTTGTATGGCGTGTGCCAGATCAGGTGATCCATCGCTCTGTCCGCTACTTTCACTATGGAGCATCTCATCCTGTTTCGGGTTATAGGCAAAACGTTTATTTTTGATCGGTGCAATTTCCATGGCGTACTGCAGGTTTTGCACATCGCGTCCGTAAATCAGTGCAATTTCTTTCTGGTCGTCGGGTTTACCAAAATTCAGTTGTTTGCCATCATAATAAAACCATTCATGGTATTCGCCCGAAAGCCTGTTCAGAAAATCAAAATCACTTTCTCTATATTGAATCAAATAATCAATGGGATCTTTTCTGGCCGCATTGGCTACAATTTTAATATCGTTTGAAGGCACATCCGAGGTAGCAAGATTTACAATCGTATTTAAATCTTTATCGAGATAAGAACCCAGATCGGGGCCGCGATCGATCAGAATGGTTGGGCTGTAACCACTCACAATCAACACACCGTGGTAGCCATGGCTTTGCGCCAGCTCTACTTTAGTTACCAAACCAGCAAACTCTTGTAAACTACCCGAATCATAGCCAAAAGATGCTGTTAAAGTTTTACCTACAAAATCGCGACTGTCATTTAAACTGATCATCCCTGGTGAACCCATCTGATCGTGGTTAAACCGCAACTCGAAATAATGATGATCATTAAACTGTTGTTGCAAGCTAAATGAGGCAAAATGGGTAATTGCCTTATTTTCTATGTTAATTTCGCTAATGAGCTTTTTTTCCATAATTGTATTATTTAACTGGCCATTTGGCATAGGTAGCAATGGTTTTAAATTGGCTATTTACCCTGCCAAAAACAAATCCAAAAAAGCTTTCTGCCTGGGTATTGCTTTCGGGATATTGCATATAGACTTCATACATTTTACTTCCCGGATCTGTTAGTTTTTTGAGCGTTTTATAATAAATTTCTGTTGTTTTTTCGTCTATTTCTGAAAGATTATCTTCTCTACAATGTGGTAGCAACCGCAAAACGTCATGGTTAAAGATCAAATTTTTATAATTTTTAAACTCCGTTTTACTAATAGGATCACTGGCTGCACCCATACCGTTGTCCAATTCTGCATGGCTGGTGTAAAAAGGAAAATTCATTAATGCAGCAAGGCCATTAATATTCTTTTTCTTTAAATTCTCATTTAAGGTTTTAAAAAGCTTCCTGAACTCTTTCTCATCATCCAAACGATCAGGAATAACCTTTGATTCAACGGTTGTTTTTTTTACTTCAGTAGTATTTATTGCACTAACTTTTTGTCCGTTACCTGATTCGGGTGTACAGCAGATAAAAAGAGATAAAACCAATACAATGACCGAAATATTTGCTCTTTTCATGACTTAATGTCTTGGAATATAAATTAATGTTCTTTCTTCCATTCGCTTTAAAATAACTGCAGCGCCCATTTGTTTTGATACGGCTTCGGCATCGAATTTTCCGTCCGACACATATTTTCCTTTTGTATACTGGTTAGAAAAACTCCATAAATAGGGAGAATTGATACTATGATATTTGTAATAGCCAAAACCGTTGTAAGCCTCTAGCTTTCGTAATACCGTTGGCAGATTCCAATTGTTAATCTGATCAAACTTCATCAACTTTAATGCATCAATAGCACTTTCTTCGAATGTAAAGGGTGGTGGGTGCCCAACTTTTGGACGATTTGCCGGAACACGAACAGTATAACCTGTAAGTGGATCTCCATTATGAAGGTGTTTCTTAAAGTCAAAACTACATTCTAAATAATGGGCACAAGCGATGAAATACCACGGTATTTGAGAAGAACCCGTCTGAAAATTCGTAAATAACGTATCAAAAGGATTTTTAATTTGAAATGGATTCTTCTTAATTGTGTTTAAAAAAGAATCTTTTGGCTGTTTAAAGTCAAAAGGATCCGTTGCTGGAACTATACTGTTAAACCCAAAAAAGGAGGTATATGGTTTCGATAATGAATTTCCTGCTACCTGATTAGAAATATCTACGTACCTTGTTTTGTTGGCATTAACATGATCATCAATGGTTTTATC
Encoded proteins:
- a CDS encoding type VI secretion system Vgr family protein, with translation MEKKLISEINIENKAITHFASFSLQQQFNDHHYFELRFNHDQMGSPGMISLNDSRDFVGKTLTASFGYDSGSLQEFAGLVTKVELAQSHGYHGVLIVSGYSPTILIDRGPDLGSYLDKDLNTIVNLATSDVPSNDIKIVANAARKDPIDYLIQYRESDFDFLNRLSGEYHEWFYYDGKQLNFGKPDDQKEIALIYGRDVQNLQYAMEIAPIKNKRFAYNPKQDEMLHSESSGQSDGSPDLAHAIQVSNAMYSKTFNQPSLIRVDNSNDIKNHVQNEEKAHISNLLKVNASGDNAALGIGSIAEITMSVRKELSFSIESLGKFLITSINHEIDGTGKYYNTFEGVVATTERLLVKNYSKPSPDMQLADVIDNADPQGQGRIKVKFKWECKTNDVTEWLRVITPDAGSSDKVSKNRGFVFIPEIGDQVALTFEEGNIARPIVLGSVFHGKSGSGGSASNNSKSLTSKSGHTLTMDDGAGMIMRDKDSNFIELDGAGKAVFETKESILIKCGESSIFMDKTGKIIIKGKDILTLGENIGNSATTSIGIGVGPEDGTPTSGIGIESQTLDIGTKTLSMSGETEANLASKKINVGGESETNISSGKINLN